The following proteins are co-located in the Lagenorhynchus albirostris chromosome 2, mLagAlb1.1, whole genome shotgun sequence genome:
- the LOC132515593 gene encoding bolA-like protein 1, with amino-acid sequence MLSEYLVRYLFSTRLCLSVRDSAGSGTIRPAKAICTKLEPTLDPEVLELLMESSGHISHRAVEVHFRAAVVDSRFQGLSPLQWHWLVHTVLSEGLVGLAHALTI; translated from the coding sequence ATGCTGAGTGAGTACCTGGTCAGGTATCTGTTCTCCACGCGGTTGTGTCTGTCTGTCCGGGACAGTGCAGGATCAGGGACCATCCGTCCCGCCAAGGCCATTTGCACAAAGTTGGAGCCGACCCTGGACCCCGAGGTGCTGGAGCTGCTCATGGAGAGCAGTGGCCACATATCCCACCGGGCAGTGGAGGTGCATTTCCGCGCGGCCGTGGTGGACTCTCGCTTCCAGGGACTGAGCCCCCTGCAATGGCACTGGCTGGTCCACACTGTGCTGTCTGAGGGGCTGGTGGGGCTGGCCCATGCTCTGACCATCTAG